GGCAACGAGGGCTGCTTCATTCCTTAGGATCTCTGTTCCTTACAGAGGTTTTGCCACTGGTGTGTTTATTCTTACATAACTCCTGTccgtttttcttttcttaatagTGTatggttttcttgatttgcCTTTTCCGGTTATATGAATCTTAATCATGCGCTcttcttttgaatttgtttttaatgaaaatattgtgaTCTGTTGTTCTTGGGAAGAAAGATCTGGTTTATCGAAATATGAGTTTGTGCTTTAGATCAGTGGTAGATTATTGCTGGTTTCTTCGTTGTCGTCCTTTTTATGGACTCTATGAAAAAGTGAGTGAAAAGTTGTGTTATACGATACTAATGTTGAAGGCGGTTGCTGATTACCATAATGCTTGTCTCTGTTCTGCGCCATGCCCCCGCAGTGTAGTATGACTCACTTGCCTCTTTCATGGAGGAAGGACATCTTCTTTGTTGTCATGCTCTTTCTAGGATCATACTGGTCTTGGTGCACTCGGATTTCGTGGAAACTTATGGCTTTTCTGTTTGTGTAGAGATTGGCAAAATAATTCCTCCCATTACTGACACCATCAAGTTTCCATTTGATCTTTCTTATGCATTTTCAAGATGTTAATATCTTTCCTTTCAACCAATGCAGTCATCAAGGATCTAAAGTACGCAGACTCTCATGAATGGGTGAAAGTTGAAGGTAATTCAGCCACTATAGGCATTACCGATCATGCCCAAGACCACTTGGGTGATGTTGTGTATGTCGAACTACCTGAAGAGGGGGCTGAAGTAACACAAGGTGCAGGCTTTGGTGCTGTTGAAAGTGTCAAGGCAACTAGCGACATTAACTCTCCTGTTTCAGGAAAAGTGGTTGAAGTGAATACAAAACTCAATGATTCTCCTGGTCTGGTGAGTCTTTTTGGACCAGATTGTGATTTCTTGTGTCTTATCTCGTTGGgtccattattatttttttctctttcatactatcCATTTGTCCAAGGCTACAACTCAGATTTGGAAGagcaaattaaaagaaagcTAATGGAAGAATTTTTTCCAATAGAATTTATCAAAAGAAGCCAAGAAactaatgaaaagaaagagacCCATAAACTGCAAGTGGGACTTCCTGTTCACTGGAGAGTAAATATACCTTACTTCTTATAACAGAAACTAGTTGTAATCTGGAGTAGCCTTGAGCCAGTGGAGAATTAATGATTATCGTTTTGGTGCTTCATTGCTTTCTTTCCACAAAAATTGTGTTCcttaataggcttaaaaagtGATTGATGTCTAGTGGTCTAAGTGAACTGTCCTTAATACTTCTCACTGTCAAAGTTTTTACATGGACATCCTGGTAAGTTGCCAAGAATTGCCGTCACATATTTCTCAACTTTCCTCGGAGCTAAGTGAATTAGTTCTTCTATTTCTCGGACAATCTTGTATGGTGGCCCTGTGAGTCCTATAGAGCTATTGTGCTAATCTTCTGTTGTATTCCCAAGTAAGGCCTCTCTTCCCCAGAATGGATGAAATGCCTTGGACTATTGGATATGTGCAAGTCATTGTACTTATTTAATTGACAAGGATGTTTGATGTGGTTGCTATGGGTATTAGATACCACAGTCCTTCCACATCTTAGAAATTTTCTCAGGTTTCTGTAGGCTTGTATCCAGTTCAAATAGTTttggtgaaaatattttcgCAAAGTTCATCACtcccataatatttatttgatggtTGCCTGGCTAACAAGCTTTATGCTTTCCTTTCTCCACCCTAATATTCTATTCGGAAAGTTCTTCACCATGATCGCAAGTCTTCATTTCGCCATTGGTAAAATTACATAGTATTCTGCAGTCTTGTTGTGCTGTTACTGCACTGGGTTTCTATAATCTTGTAAATTTCCCAACGCGCTACATCCCTATTGACTTTATCATGGCCTCGATTATGAGTTGCCACGATTAACCTAATGCGTTGGTGGCAACTGGCCACTGTTTAGAGGTCATgatgttttttcttctccatATTGACTCAAAAATAAGCTCAATATTCTAGTAGAAGTCACTTCTAACTTGCTTTCGACACCATGATGTTTGTTAAGATCCTTTACCCTATGAGCATTTCGGTGCTGGTTAGAATTCTGTGCATCGAATGCTGGTGATAATTCTGTGCATCAAATATCACAAACCGTCGCATCTTAGCATTGATGTTCTCCTACAAAATATGATATTGGGTATTAAGTATTTGAGCGGCGTGTCCCTTGTGATTATCAATTGCACTAACTTTATTAAACCTCCATTTTAGGTTAATG
This genomic window from Sesamum indicum cultivar Zhongzhi No. 13 linkage group LG12, S_indicum_v1.0, whole genome shotgun sequence contains:
- the LOC105175878 gene encoding glycine cleavage system H protein 2, mitochondrial, giving the protein MASRLLWATRAASFLRISVPYRGFATVIKDLKYADSHEWVKVEGNSATIGITDHAQDHLGDVVYVELPEEGAEVTQGAGFGAVESVKATSDINSPVSGKVVEVNTKLNDSPGLVNASPYENGWIIKVEMQNADELNCLMDPDQYSKFCEEEDAKH